One genomic window of Sphingomonas ginsengisoli An et al. 2013 includes the following:
- a CDS encoding DUF969 domain-containing protein, with product MNYWPLLGILLVVAGFALRWNPMLVVTAAALATGLLAGLDPVAVVSTFGKAFNDNRIIAVVWIVLPVIGLLERYGLQERATALIRSMQGATTGRLLALYLVYRQVTAAVGLMSTAGQAQTVRPLVAPMALAAAEQQWGPLDPAVAERVKSMAAATDNVGLFFGEDIFIAIGSIVLIQQTLAADGYTLAPFELAVWAIPSAVAACLIHGGRMLWLDRRLGGARR from the coding sequence ATGAACTATTGGCCGCTGCTCGGCATCCTGCTCGTCGTCGCCGGCTTCGCGTTGCGATGGAACCCGATGCTGGTGGTGACGGCCGCCGCGCTCGCCACCGGGCTGCTCGCCGGGCTCGACCCAGTGGCGGTGGTGTCGACCTTCGGCAAGGCATTCAACGACAACCGGATCATCGCGGTGGTGTGGATCGTGCTGCCGGTGATCGGCCTGCTCGAGCGCTACGGGCTGCAGGAGCGCGCAACGGCGCTGATCCGTTCGATGCAAGGCGCCACCACGGGCCGCCTCCTCGCGCTCTACCTGGTCTATCGCCAGGTCACCGCCGCGGTCGGGCTGATGTCGACCGCCGGCCAGGCGCAGACGGTGCGTCCGCTCGTCGCGCCGATGGCGCTGGCGGCAGCCGAGCAGCAATGGGGACCGCTCGATCCCGCGGTCGCCGAGCGGGTCAAGAGCATGGCCGCGGCGACCGACAACGTCGGACTGTTCTTCGGCGAGGACATCTTCATCGCGATCGGCTCGATCGTGCTCATCCAGCAGACGCTGGCGGCCGACGGCTATACGTTGGCGCCGTTCGAGCTGGCGGTGTGGGCAATCCCAAGCGCGGTCGCTGCGTGCCTCATCCACGGCGGACGAATGCTGTGGCTCGACCGCCGGCTGGGTGGAGCGCGGCGATGA
- a CDS encoding DUF979 domain-containing protein: MISMTMLYAVVGVMFAGFAVLSALDRQNPRRLANAAFWGLMALSLLAGDRLGDFGNGLLVLGLAGIGGFNLLGKGRPATTSTTERETWSAKLGNRLFLPALIIPAVALVGTLAVAYTPLGTLGLFEPKRETYALLILGALLALHVLFAWLRPPASAPLQEGRRLVDSIGWALVLPQMLAALGAVFAAAGVGTVVGDTARAVIPDGSIFVTVLVYAFGMALFTMVMGNAFAAFPVLAAGIGVPLLIQQYHGSPAVIGAVGMLAGFCGTLLTPMAANFNLVPAALLDLKDRYGVIRAQVATAVPLLLFNTLLIYWVAFR, translated from the coding sequence ATGATCAGCATGACGATGCTCTACGCCGTGGTCGGCGTGATGTTCGCCGGCTTCGCCGTGCTGAGCGCGCTCGACCGGCAAAACCCCCGCCGCCTGGCCAATGCGGCCTTCTGGGGACTGATGGCGCTGAGCCTGCTCGCCGGGGACCGGCTCGGCGACTTCGGCAACGGCCTTCTGGTGCTTGGCTTGGCCGGGATCGGCGGCTTCAACCTGCTCGGCAAAGGCCGCCCCGCGACGACGTCCACGACCGAGCGCGAAACGTGGTCCGCGAAACTCGGCAACCGCTTGTTTCTGCCGGCCCTGATCATCCCGGCAGTCGCGCTCGTCGGGACGCTGGCCGTCGCCTACACGCCGCTCGGAACGCTCGGATTGTTCGAGCCCAAGCGCGAGACCTATGCCCTCCTGATCCTCGGGGCGCTGCTCGCGCTGCACGTGCTGTTCGCTTGGCTGCGTCCGCCCGCCAGCGCCCCGTTGCAGGAAGGTCGCCGGCTAGTCGACTCGATCGGCTGGGCGCTGGTCCTTCCGCAGATGCTCGCCGCGCTCGGCGCCGTCTTCGCCGCGGCCGGCGTCGGAACGGTCGTCGGCGACACAGCGCGCGCGGTCATCCCGGACGGCAGCATCTTCGTCACTGTCCTCGTCTACGCCTTCGGCATGGCGCTGTTCACGATGGTGATGGGCAACGCCTTCGCCGCCTTTCCGGTGCTGGCCGCCGGGATCGGTGTCCCGCTGCTGATCCAGCAATATCACGGCTCGCCGGCGGTGATCGGCGCGGTAGGGATGCTGGCCGGCTTCTGTGGGACGCTGCTGACCCCGATGGCCGCCAATTTCAATTTGGTGCCGGCGGCCCTGCTCGACCTCAAGGACCGCTACGGCGTGATCCGCGCGCAGGTGGCGACCGCGGTTCCGCTGCTGCTTTTCAACACATTGCTCATTTACTGGGTGGCGTTCCGATGA
- a CDS encoding DUF2891 domain-containing protein, with product MIELTTATAGQMVRIALGHVTREYPHKLDHVLLSDADAQPPRALHPIFFGSFDWHSCVHGWWTLLTLRRLHPALPEAGSIAELADASFSAAKVAGELAYLERPLSGGFERPYGWAWLLALHGEAARHSDRAWAAALEPLARAFAERLRGYLAVLTYPIRTGTHFNTAFALVLAHEWAVEFDPSLAQAIAERTWAWFGGDRDCQAWEPSGDDFLSPAWIEALAMARCCPDRFDWWFAAFLPRAGERAPETLFTPATVSDRSDGKIAHLDGLNLSRAWCQRRLAGTVGPALAATLRSAAVEHLAAAWPHLQGDYAGEHWLATFALLALLAAG from the coding sequence ATGATCGAACTGACAACCGCCACTGCCGGGCAGATGGTGCGCATCGCGCTGGGGCATGTCACGCGCGAATATCCGCACAAGCTCGACCACGTCCTGCTGAGCGACGCGGACGCGCAGCCGCCGCGCGCGCTTCACCCGATCTTTTTCGGCAGCTTCGACTGGCACAGCTGCGTTCACGGCTGGTGGACGCTGCTCACGCTGCGGCGCCTCCATCCCGCGCTGCCCGAAGCCGGCTCGATCGCCGAGTTGGCCGACGCGAGCTTCTCCGCCGCCAAGGTCGCTGGTGAGCTGGCCTATCTCGAGCGCCCTCTGTCGGGCGGGTTTGAGCGGCCCTATGGCTGGGCGTGGCTGCTCGCCCTGCACGGCGAGGCTGCTCGTCACTCCGATCGGGCTTGGGCCGCCGCGCTTGAGCCGCTCGCCCGCGCCTTCGCCGAGCGGCTGCGCGGCTACCTTGCAGTGCTGACCTATCCGATCCGCACCGGCACCCATTTCAACACTGCCTTCGCCTTGGTCCTGGCGCACGAATGGGCCGTCGAGTTCGATCCTTCGCTTGCGCAAGCCATCGCCGAGCGGACCTGGGCGTGGTTCGGCGGCGACCGCGACTGCCAGGCGTGGGAGCCCAGCGGCGACGATTTCCTGTCCCCGGCGTGGATCGAAGCGCTGGCGATGGCGCGCTGCTGCCCCGACCGGTTCGACTGGTGGTTCGCCGCTTTCCTCCCCCGCGCCGGGGAGCGCGCGCCGGAAACGCTCTTCACTCCCGCCACGGTCAGCGACCGTTCCGACGGCAAGATCGCCCATCTCGACGGGCTCAACCTCAGCCGAGCCTGGTGTCAGCGGAGGCTGGCGGGGACGGTCGGGCCGGCACTAGCGGCCACGCTTCGCAGCGCCGCCGTCGAGCATCTCGCCGCCGCCTGGCCGCACCTCCAAGGCGACTATGCCGGCGAGCACTGGCTCGCCACTTTCGCGCTGCTGGCGCTGCTCGCCGCCGGCTAG
- a CDS encoding ATP-binding protein translates to MSASIVIGAAPGGAEVTVDIEELLATRLLVQGNSGSGKSHLLRRLLEESAGLVQQIVIDPEGDFVTLAEPFGHIVVDGAALGDAEVARVAARVREHRASVVLALDGLEIDGQMKCAARFLSALFDAPREWWYPAMVVVDEAQLFAPAAAGEVSDDARRVSLAAMTNLMCRGRKRGLAGVIATQRLAKLAKNVAAEASNFLMGRTFLDIDMARAADLLGMERRQAEQIRDLDRGHFLGLGPAISRRPVAVRIGQVRTATRGGGHALTPLPELAKADLEALLMVEESEPALPLPPRDPAPAPVSAEALIERIADQGVPEATIADAASSPVDFGPALAAILAEMAADEGSTFQPLPSLYQDFSVRARMRGLTGRELDLDSFRRRFAMAAAGIADPGDDAWRPVLSSARDVPDDLLGPYLLIACAAQQGEPGPDDAALARIYGTSSPGRIRRLVEHLEKLGLIVLRTDFGGRRSIGVPALGLSTAPTAA, encoded by the coding sequence GTGAGTGCATCCATCGTGATCGGGGCCGCGCCGGGGGGTGCCGAGGTCACCGTCGACATCGAGGAATTGTTGGCCACCCGCTTGCTCGTCCAGGGCAACAGCGGGTCGGGAAAGTCGCACCTGCTGCGCCGCCTGCTCGAAGAGAGCGCGGGGCTGGTGCAGCAGATCGTGATCGATCCCGAAGGCGACTTCGTCACGCTGGCCGAGCCGTTCGGTCACATCGTCGTCGATGGCGCGGCGCTCGGCGACGCCGAGGTCGCGCGGGTGGCGGCGCGGGTGCGCGAGCATCGTGCGTCGGTGGTGCTCGCGCTCGACGGGCTCGAGATTGACGGCCAGATGAAATGCGCCGCGCGCTTCCTGTCGGCGTTGTTCGATGCCCCCCGCGAGTGGTGGTATCCGGCGATGGTGGTGGTCGATGAGGCGCAATTGTTCGCGCCTGCCGCCGCCGGCGAAGTCAGCGACGATGCCCGGCGGGTGTCGCTGGCGGCGATGACCAATCTGATGTGCCGCGGCCGCAAGCGCGGGCTGGCCGGAGTGATTGCCACCCAGCGGCTTGCCAAGCTTGCCAAGAATGTCGCGGCGGAAGCCTCCAACTTCCTGATGGGCCGGACCTTCCTCGACATCGACATGGCGCGGGCGGCCGACCTGCTCGGCATGGAAAGACGCCAGGCCGAGCAGATTCGCGACCTCGACCGGGGCCACTTCCTCGGGCTGGGCCCGGCGATCAGCCGGCGGCCGGTGGCGGTGCGGATTGGCCAGGTACGGACCGCGACCCGCGGCGGCGGCCACGCGCTGACCCCATTGCCGGAACTCGCAAAGGCCGACCTTGAGGCGCTGTTGATGGTCGAGGAGAGCGAGCCCGCCTTGCCCCTGCCGCCGCGCGACCCGGCACCGGCACCGGTCTCGGCTGAGGCATTGATCGAGCGCATCGCGGACCAAGGCGTGCCCGAAGCAACCATCGCGGACGCCGCTTCGTCCCCCGTCGATTTCGGTCCGGCGTTGGCGGCGATCCTGGCCGAGATGGCCGCCGATGAGGGCAGCACCTTCCAGCCGCTGCCGTCGCTCTACCAGGACTTCTCGGTGCGGGCGCGAATGCGTGGGCTGACCGGGCGCGAGCTCGACCTCGATTCTTTCCGGCGGCGGTTCGCCATGGCCGCGGCGGGAATTGCCGACCCGGGCGACGACGCGTGGCGGCCGGTGCTGTCCTCGGCTCGGGACGTGCCCGACGACCTGCTCGGCCCCTATCTCTTAATCGCCTGCGCCGCCCAGCAGGGGGAGCCCGGTCCCGACGATGCCGCGCTGGCGCGGATTTATGGGACCAGCTCGCCCGGCCGCATTCGCCGGCTAGTCGAGCATCTCGAGAAGCTCGGCCTGATCGTGTTGCGGACCGACTTCGGCGGGCGGCGCTCGATCGGCGTGCCGGCCCTCGGGCTCAGCACCGCACCGACGGCCGCCTAG
- a CDS encoding catalase has translation MTDRPVPPTTTDAGIPVQSDEHSLSLGRDGPLVLNDHYLIEQMANFNRERIPERQPHAKGSGAFGHYETTADVSKYTKAKIFQPGAKSEAAARFSTVAGERGSPDTWRDPRGFSVKLYTEDGNFDMVGNNTPVFFIRDPLKFQHFIRSQKRRADNGLRDHDMQWDFWTLSPESAHQVTYLMGDRGIPKNWREMNGYGSHTYMLINEAGEKFWVKFHWLTDVGTESGDGYLDQDEADRLAGVDGDYHRRDLFEHVAKGEYPSWTLKWQVMPFEEAKTYRFNPFDLTKVWPHGDYPLIEVGKLTLTTNPVDWDTQIEQLAFEPNNMVPGVGLSPDKMLLARGFAYADAHRHRLGVNYKQIPVNAPKTEVHSYSRGGAMRVVNAVDPVYAPNSYGGPAAQPQVGGEATWYADGEMVRKAYTLREDDDDFSQPRALIRNVMDDAQRERLVQNIAGHLADGVSEPILQRAFDYWRKIDEETGRKVEQAVRDLLGGKSQEAGMASAEAIREPEMAK, from the coding sequence ATGACCGATCGCCCCGTTCCGCCGACCACCACCGATGCCGGCATTCCCGTCCAGAGCGACGAGCATTCGCTGAGCCTTGGTCGCGACGGGCCGCTGGTCCTCAACGACCATTACCTCATCGAGCAGATGGCCAACTTCAACCGCGAGCGGATCCCCGAGCGGCAGCCCCACGCCAAGGGCTCGGGCGCCTTCGGTCACTATGAGACCACCGCCGACGTCTCGAAATACACCAAGGCCAAGATCTTCCAGCCGGGCGCGAAGAGCGAGGCGGCGGCTCGCTTCTCGACCGTTGCGGGCGAACGCGGCAGTCCCGACACCTGGCGCGACCCGCGCGGCTTCTCGGTCAAACTCTACACCGAGGACGGCAATTTCGACATGGTCGGCAACAACACGCCGGTCTTCTTCATCCGCGATCCGCTCAAGTTCCAGCACTTCATCCGCAGCCAGAAGCGCCGCGCCGACAACGGCCTGCGCGACCATGACATGCAGTGGGATTTTTGGACGCTGAGCCCCGAAAGCGCGCACCAGGTCACCTACCTCATGGGCGACCGCGGCATTCCCAAGAACTGGCGCGAGATGAACGGCTACGGCAGCCACACCTACATGCTGATCAACGAGGCCGGCGAAAAATTCTGGGTCAAGTTCCATTGGCTGACCGACGTCGGCACCGAGAGCGGCGATGGCTATCTCGACCAGGACGAGGCCGACCGGCTGGCGGGTGTGGATGGCGACTATCACCGCCGCGACCTGTTCGAGCATGTCGCCAAGGGCGAATATCCCAGCTGGACGCTCAAGTGGCAGGTCATGCCGTTCGAAGAGGCCAAGACCTACCGCTTCAACCCGTTCGACCTGACGAAAGTCTGGCCGCACGGCGACTATCCGCTGATCGAGGTGGGCAAGCTCACGCTCACCACCAACCCGGTCGACTGGGACACGCAGATTGAGCAGCTGGCGTTCGAGCCCAACAACATGGTGCCCGGCGTCGGCCTGTCCCCCGACAAGATGCTGCTCGCGCGCGGTTTCGCTTATGCCGACGCGCACCGCCATCGGCTTGGCGTCAACTACAAGCAGATTCCGGTCAACGCGCCCAAGACCGAGGTCCACAGCTACTCGCGCGGCGGCGCGATGCGGGTCGTGAACGCGGTCGACCCGGTCTATGCGCCCAACAGCTATGGCGGTCCCGCGGCGCAGCCGCAGGTCGGCGGCGAGGCGACCTGGTACGCCGACGGCGAGATGGTCCGCAAGGCCTATACGCTGCGCGAGGACGATGATGATTTCAGTCAGCCGCGCGCGCTCATCCGCAACGTGATGGACGATGCGCAGCGCGAGCGGCTGGTCCAGAACATCGCCGGCCACCTTGCGGACGGCGTCAGCGAACCGATCCTCCAGCGCGCCTTCGATTACTGGCGCAAGATCGACGAGGAGACCGGGCGCAAGGTCGAGCAGGCCGTGCGCGACCTGCTCGGCGGCAAGTCGCAGGAAGCAGGCATGGCCTCGGCCGAAGCGATCCGCGAACCCGAGATGGCAAAATGA